GGAGCTCAACAAGGTTTTGCAAAAGCAATTAAAAAAAATTTTCCCCAAAAAAATGTTTTTTTAATTGGAGATAACAACAAAGAATTTGATTTTTTAAATTTTCATTTTGATAATGAAGATTCAATTCCAAGCGAATTTTTTGAAAATTCACTTGCGATTACAGTCGATACTGCTGATATTAATAGAATTCAAGAATTAGACTTTTTCTTGAATTCTAAATTCAAAACAAGAGTTAAAATTGACCATCACCCTGAAAAAGAGGAAGAAATTTACAATCAAACTTGAATTGATCCAACTTTTTGTGCCGCTTCTGAAATGATTGGCTTCATTTTAAAAGAAGAAAAATGACAAATTGATGAAGAAATTGCACTTTTTGTTTATTTAGGAATTTTAACAGATTCAGGTCGTTTTGCTTTTCCTTCAACAACAGCAAGAACCTTTGAAATTGTAGCTTTTTTAATGAAAACTAATTTTGATTTTAGCGAATTAAATCGCCTTTTGGCTCAAAGAGCTGAAAATGAAGTCGCTTTTCAAGCACATGTTTTAGGAAATTACAACAAAAAAGGCAAGGTTTTATGACATTATGTCTCAAAAAGCGAACAGGAAAAATTCAACTTGTCTTCAAGTCAAGTTTCAGCAGTTAATCTTTTGTCAAATATAGGTGATGCCTTGATTTGACTGTTTTTAATTGAATATGAAAACCAAATTCGAGTTAGAATTCGTTCAAATGGCCCAGTTATTAATAAAATAGCGGCCGAATATGGCGGAGGCGGTCACCCTTTTGCTGCTGGAATTAACTTAGATAATAATGAAAAAATTAATCAAAATATTAGCGAAATACTAGAAAAACTAGAAAAATTAGCTGAAGGTTTTACACGTAATGGATAAAAAAATAGCAACAGAAATTAAAAATCTCATCGAAAATCACGACTCAATTGTGATTTTTCACCACATTAGACCTGACGGAGACTGTCTTGGTGCTCAAAACGGTTTGAAATCACTTATTTTAGAAAATTTCCCAGATAAGCAAGTTTTTGCAATCGGAGATTTTAAGAAATCATTCTCCTTTTTAGATTTAAAAGAAGATTCAGTGCCTGAAAAAGAAATTTTGGAAAAATCCTTGGCCATAATTGTCGATGCAAACTTTAAAAATCGCATCGAATTTGCTCATTTATTTGAGCAAATTCGATTCAAATCAATTTTGAGAATTGATCATCACCCAAATGAGGATGATTTAGGCGAAGCTTATCGCTGAGTTGACCCGACTTATATTGCCGCTTGTGAACAAATTGCAGATTTAGCGCATGAATTAAACTGAAAAATTTCAAAAAGATCAGCTGAACTCATTTATCTTGGAATTTACACAGATTCTGGACGCTTTTTATATAAAAATACATCAGCGCGAACTCACTTTTTAAGCGCAGTTTTATTTGAAACTGGATTTAATTTTTCAAAAATTCATGAAAAATTAAATGCCAAAAGATTATCTGATCTTGAATTTGATAGTTACATTTTTGCTAATAAAAAAACTTACAAAAATGTAATTTATTACACTTTATCCATTGAAGAACAGCAAAAACTACAAAAAAATTCACAAAATTCAGTTAGACCAAATTTATTGGCAAACATTGACGATTACAAAATTTGACTCTGTTTAGTTCAAGAAACTCAAAATTCATGACGCGTTGAATTTCGATCAGCAGGCCCAAATGTTCAAAAAATTGCCCTAAAATGAGGCGGGGGCGGTCACCTTAATGCTTCAGGAACTATTCTTGAAAACCTTGAAAAATTAGATTTATTAGTTCACGATTGTCAAACAGAATACGAAGAATGAAAAGCTAATTTTTTGAGTTAAAAAGGAAAAAGTAAGACAAAAATACTAAATTTTTCCATTTTTTGGCTAAAAACCATAAAAAAATTAATATTCACAAACACACCATGGGGGTTGTTATGAATGGGATTGATATTAAAAAATTTTTAAATTATTTATTTGCACTTTATCACGTCGACAGCGGAGAAACAGAACTTTATCGAACTTGAGTTCAAAAAATACTATGATTTACGCACTGAAAATTTTATAGACTTTATAATGAACCGTTTTTTTCTGATGATTTTGAGTCGTACAAGTATGGACCTGTTTCATGAACAGTTTTAAAAACTCAATTTTTTAGCCTTCAGACACCTAAAAATACCTCTTATAATCTCGAGGATATTTTAGATTATCACAGAAATGATATAATTGACGAATTCAAAGGCATATTAAAAAACGATTTTTTGAAAGACTTTAGTCACGATTATGGCGAAACTTTTACTGAAGAACAAAAAATAGAGGGCCAAGAAAAACGGTGAGACTGTTTTGTCTTTGTTTTTGAACGGTTGAAAAAAATGCGTCCAAACGAATTAATGAACTTGTCATACAAACAAAAATCATACAAAACCGCCTTGTCAAATCCAACAAGCAAAATTATTCTTAACGAAACAATACTCGAAGACAGCGAAATAGATGTGCTAAAAAACGATTTTTAATTTTTTTAACTTTTAATAAAAAATTAAAACCCCTTATATTTTATAATATATTTATTGAAAATTATAGGAACCACAAAATGTCTTTTTTTCAAAAAATCAAAGAAAAAATTTTTGGTTCAAAAGAAAAAAAAGCCGCTAATTTAGATAAATACGTGGCTGGTTTGTCTAAATCTAGACTTTCTTTTTTGAATCAAATTGTTCAACTTCAAAAAAAACACATCAAGATTGATGATGATTTTTTTGATGAACTTGAAGAAATACTAATAATGTCAGATATTTCTCCAAATTTTGTAAACACAATAATAAACGCACTAAAAGATGAAGTTCGTTTTCACAACATTGATAATCCTGAGTTAATTACCGAAATTATTATGGATAAAATGTACACAATTTATTCAAACCGGTCAATTGTTAATATAAATTTGAACGTAAAACCGGACAGAATTAATGTTTTTTTAATTTCTGGTGTTAATGGTTCAGGAAAAACAACTTCAATTTCTAAAATAGCCCGCAAATTTGTGCTTGAAGGTAAAAAAGTTTTAATTATTGCAGCAGATACTTTCCGAGCGGCCGCTGTTGAACAACTTGAAATATGAGCTAAAAGAGTCGGCGCTTCAATTGTAAAACCGGCAACTAACGAAAAAGACCCAGGCTCTGTAGTTTTTCGCGGCCTGGATTTTGCAATAAAAGAAAAAATGGATTTGGTCTTGATTGATACAGCCGGAAGACTACAAAATAACGTCAATTTAATGCAAGAATTAGCAAAAGTTAACAAAATAATTTCTCAAAAAATACCAGGCGGGCCTCATGAATCACTTTTGGTAATTGACGCAACAACCGGTCAAAACGGGGTTTCTCAAGCTGAAATATTTACAAAAGCAACTCCAATTTCTGGTATAATTTTAACAAAAATGGACGGCACAAGTAAAGGTGGAATCGTTTTTTCAATCAAAGATCAACTTAATATCAGTGTAAAATTAGTTGGTTTGGGCGAAGGAATGGATGACTTACAGCCGTTTGATCTAGATTTATTTATTTTTGCAATCACTAAGGGAGTAAAAAATCAATATCAAATCTAAGGATTTTGACAAATCTTTAGATTTGATGACCTTGCAAAAATAATAATTAAAAATGTTAAAAAATAGATAAACCTTATGTGAAAAATTCACATAAATAAAATAAAAATTAAAAGGAAATTATGGCTAAAATTAGTTTTTTTGCACTAGGCGGCCAAGATGAAAACGGAAAAAATTGCTATATTTTAGAAATCGATGACGATATTTTTGTTATAAACGCAGGTGCTAAAATTCCGCTTGATAGTTCAGTTGGTGTTGATACAATTATTCCAGATTACACTTATATTGAAGAAAACAAGCATAAAATAAAAGGTGTTTTTATAACTGACGCCAAAAATGAATCATTTTCAGGAATCCCTTGGCTAGTTATGAAACTAAAAAATGTAACGATTTATAGCTCTTTTTTCACTAAAGC
The sequence above is a segment of the Mesomycoplasma ovipneumoniae genome. Coding sequences within it:
- a CDS encoding DHH family phosphoesterase, encoding MNLKPYLEIIKNIKKHDNIFVFHHIRPDGDCLGAQQGFAKAIKKNFPQKNVFLIGDNNKEFDFLNFHFDNEDSIPSEFFENSLAITVDTADINRIQELDFFLNSKFKTRVKIDHHPEKEEEIYNQTWIDPTFCAASEMIGFILKEEKWQIDEEIALFVYLGILTDSGRFAFPSTTARTFEIVAFLMKTNFDFSELNRLLAQRAENEVAFQAHVLGNYNKKGKVLWHYVSKSEQEKFNLSSSQVSAVNLLSNIGDALIWLFLIEYENQIRVRIRSNGPVINKIAAEYGGGGHPFAAGINLDNNEKINQNISEILEKLEKLAEGFTRNG
- a CDS encoding DHH family phosphoesterase yields the protein MDKKIATEIKNLIENHDSIVIFHHIRPDGDCLGAQNGLKSLILENFPDKQVFAIGDFKKSFSFLDLKEDSVPEKEILEKSLAIIVDANFKNRIEFAHLFEQIRFKSILRIDHHPNEDDLGEAYRWVDPTYIAACEQIADLAHELNWKISKRSAELIYLGIYTDSGRFLYKNTSARTHFLSAVLFETGFNFSKIHEKLNAKRLSDLEFDSYIFANKKTYKNVIYYTLSIEEQQKLQKNSQNSVRPNLLANIDDYKIWLCLVQETQNSWRVEFRSAGPNVQKIALKWGGGGHLNASGTILENLEKLDLLVHDCQTEYEEWKANFLS
- a CDS encoding Panacea domain-containing protein, whose protein sequence is MNGIDIKKFLNYLFALYHVDSGETELYRTWVQKILWFTHWKFYRLYNEPFFSDDFESYKYGPVSWTVLKTQFFSLQTPKNTSYNLEDILDYHRNDIIDEFKGILKNDFLKDFSHDYGETFTEEQKIEGQEKRWDCFVFVFERLKKMRPNELMNLSYKQKSYKTALSNPTSKIILNETILEDSEIDVLKNDF
- the ftsY gene encoding signal recognition particle-docking protein FtsY; this translates as MSFFQKIKEKIFGSKEKKAANLDKYVAGLSKSRLSFLNQIVQLQKKHIKIDDDFFDELEEILIMSDISPNFVNTIINALKDEVRFHNIDNPELITEIIMDKMYTIYSNRSIVNINLNVKPDRINVFLISGVNGSGKTTSISKIARKFVLEGKKVLIIAADTFRAAAVEQLEIWAKRVGASIVKPATNEKDPGSVVFRGLDFAIKEKMDLVLIDTAGRLQNNVNLMQELAKVNKIISQKIPGGPHESLLVIDATTGQNGVSQAEIFTKATPISGIILTKMDGTSKGGIVFSIKDQLNISVKLVGLGEGMDDLQPFDLDLFIFAITKGVKNQYQI